From the genome of Desulfovibrio intestinalis:
CAGTTCAGAAGGGGCCAACTATCTGGACAATATGGACCTCTTTGCCCTGACCCTGCCTTTGACCTTTGACGGCATCAAGATCACCCCCTGGATCATGCCCGGCATGATGGGCCGCAATACCAACAAGTTTGACGGCTTCTGGCAGAACGGCCTTGGCGACGGGTATCCAGCCGTGACCCTGTGCCCCTACCTGAACAAGATCGGCGGCGGCCACGGTCTGAACGTGCAGCAGCTCGGCAGCACCTCCAAGACTTATGGCAAGGTTTTCTGGGCGGGTATTCCCTTCAAGATCACCGCAATGGATCCCTGGAACTTCGAGCTGGATCTGAACTACGGCTTTGTGGAAGAAATGGGCCGCTTTGACGTCATCAAGCGTAATGACGCCAGCGATGTGGTGCGCGGCAGCAGCCAGCGCCAGGGCTGGCTGGCCAAGGCCCTTGTGGAATACAAGCTGGATTGGGGCGTGCCCGGCGTCTTCGGCTGGTATGCTTCTGGTGACGACGGCAACGTGAAGAACGGTTCCGAACGCATGCCTTCCATTTGCGCGTACGGCAATTTCACGTCCTTCTTTGGTGACGGCAACATGGCCTGGAGCCCGGCCCTCAACTTTATGGACAAGTCGTTGAGCTACGCCGGAACCTGGGGCATTGGCGCTCAGGTCAAAGACATCAGCTTTGTGGAAGATCTGAAGCACGTTGTGCGCGTGGCCTACTGGGGCGGCACCAACAGTCCTTCGATGGTCAAGTATATGGACCATGCCAACGCGTGGGATTCCACCTCGAACCTGAGCGACGGCCCGTACCTGACCACCAACGACGGCATGCTGGAAGTGAACCTGATTTCTTCCTACAAGATCTACGAAAATCTTGAAATGAACGTGGAGCTTGGCTATGTGGCCAACTTTATGGACAGCAGCACCTGGAAGAAGGACTACAACGACTTCGGCAGTTACACCAAGCAGGACGCCTGGAAGGCGCAGGTGGTCTTTCAGTACCAGTTCTAGGAAAACGCTGATTTATTCCGTTTGGCTGCGTTGCTTCATTTTTTTGAAACAGTCGAGGACGGAAGAGTCCACTCCTGCTTCAAAAAAAGATCGCGCCTTGCCAAACGAAATAACTGCGCGTTTTCAGGAGGCTCTTTAACCAGTGCTTCCCTGGGCAATTAATTTTGAAATTGCCCAGGCGACCACGAGAGCAGACGCCCACCGTAAAAGGCGTGTCGCAAACTTTGAGAATGTATAGGCTCAAAGTTCACTTGCTCTGGATGAGATTGATTTTGAAGTGCTGTGCATTTCAAAGTTGGCATTCAGCCGAAAACCGAAATTTCCGGCTGAATGCGCGTCGACTTGCGGCGTGCGGTTCGAGCTACTCGCCGTAACATATTATATCGCTTTCAATATCCAATTGCATTAGTTTTTAATCCGTGTTCCAGCCTGCCATAAAATAAGAGCCGACGTCGCAAGACGCCGGCTCTCTTTATATAAACAGAAGCTCCCGTTTCCCGTTGGTGCGGCGGCTTCTGAAAGGCAAAAGGGATTGCTTGGAGGGTGATGACGTTGAAAATTAATGGTCTGACGCTGCCGTACCGTGACGCTATGTGCGAATGTGCCGTAGATTCTGCGAAGAGTGCATTTTTAGACAGAACAACAGCTTTGAACGGCGAGGCAGTGCAAAGGTAGTCCGGTCTAGACGAACAGCGTGGGTTCTTTCTGGCGCAGAGTGTCCATCCCCTCGCCGCTGACGGCGCTGAGGGCGTAAATATTCTGTAGCCCCGCGTTGTTAAGAAAGCGTGTGGCGCGTTCAATGGAAGCTTCGGGCATGTCAGTCTTGGTGATGATGCCCGCCACATGCCGATTGAAAATACGGGCAAAGCCGGGAGGAAAGGCCGAGGTGCGCCGTGTGGCGTCCTGAACGAAAAGCAGGGTGCCGCAATCCATAGAAACGGTAATAAGGGCGCGGTAAAAGCGTCTGTTTTCCAAAAATTCCGGGGGCGGAATGACAAAGCGCCCGGCGAACTCCACTGCCATAGGCTGCGGCATAAAGGCTGGCGCATGACCGAGGGCGCGGGCAAGACTTCTCCTGCCCGCGCCCCTTTCGCCCAAAAGCATGATACGGCGCATCAGGGCCTCACGACTTGGTCATTTCGGTAAGGTCGTAGCGCAGCACATCGCCAAAATAGCGCAAAACTTCGCGCAGGGACGCCTCAACGCTGGCCACGTCGCCCGTGATAAGCAGGGAGCCGCCAAAACGGTCCAGAAAGCCTATGTCCACGTTGGCGGCCTTGGTGGCGATGTCAGCCGCAATAATGACGCCTTCGCAGGGGGTAATGGTCAGTATGCCGATGGCAGTGGCGCATGCGTCGTCCAACCCCAGCTTGAGGTAGATGCCTTTTTGCGGGCTGGCGATAAGGTGGGCCAGAGTGATCTGTCTGCCCGGCACATACTCTTGTATGATCCGTTGCTTGGTTTCTTCCATCTGGCCCCCCACTTGATGTTGCGTTTGGCACGGTGCTTGGCGCTGGCTGCTCTTGTGCCTGCCGCTCTCTATCTGATTGCCGTGTTTGCCTGATTTGGCCTGTATCGGCATATCTCGGCCTGTTTCAGCCTAGTTCGGCATGCTCCCCTGTATCGGCCTGTTTCGGCCAGGCAGGCAGCTTACCAGGTGCCGTTGCAAATCTGGCGGCAACAAGGCAAGGCGTTGCAGCCTGCGTTTTTGCCGCCATTGCGGCTACAGCAGGTGTTTCTTCAGATCCTCGCTGGGCGAGGGAATAACGATTTTGCTGACCACGGGGCCGCCTTCGGTAACATTGGCCACCCCGGCGTCCACCGAGGACTGCACAGCGCTGACTTCGCCCGTCATGACCACAAAGGCCTTGCCGCCAAGACCAGCGGAAAGCCGCAGGTCAAGCAGGCGAACGTCGCCAGCCTTGGCCGCTCCGTCGGCAGCCAGCACACATGAGGCAGCCGTGTAGGTCTCGATAACGCCGATGGCGTTGATGCGTCCCTGTATGGCGGTGCCGTTCATTGCCGGAATCACGTCTTCATGCACATTGGGGATGATGAAGCTGTCCACCACCAGATCCGCACCCAGCGTAAGGCCGGTGTTCACAGAGCTGGTGACGGCTCCGGTGTCGCCAGTGACGATAATAAGGTATCTGCCGGGGCAGGTGGTTTTGGCCAAAACCAGTTCCACATTGGCGGCCTTGACCATTTCGTCCGCCGTCTGCATGCCCATGCCGATGCTGTTCAGTTCAACACAGCCGATAGTCCGTAATTTCATGCCCATACCCCTCAGGCCTTGATAGTGATGATGCCGTTTTCAATGGCGCTGACGGTGCCCTTGATGCTGGCGTGAATACGCGCACCCATGGCCCCTTCGGGAATTTCGCCGATAAGATCGCCCACATTGACGCTCTGGCCCACGCTCACCACGGCAATGGCGGGTGCGCCGATGTGCTGGCGCAGGGGAATGCGCACTTCAGAAGGCTCAAAGTCGCCCGCAAAAGGCGGGTGAGCTTCGTAGCCCGCAAGACCAAGGCGGCGTACAAGGCTGCTGGTGGGGATGCGCCTTTCATCGCGGAAGCGTGAAGCGGCCAAAGGACGGCCGTCGTATTCCCACTTAACGCCAGCCTGCATGAGTTCTTTCTTCAGCATGGCATTGACTTCACGCGGCGAAATGCCCATGGGGCAAGCGAATTTTTCGCAGATGCCGCATTCGGAGCAAAGCAACGCTTCCTTGGCAATGGGGCTGTTGACGGTCTGGCCGTCCAGCACGCGCATGAGTTTGTGCGGGTGCAGGCTGTGCCCGAGCAGGCTGCGCGGGCAGAGGTCCGTACACTGCGAGCACTGACAGCACACCGTATTGGTAAGGCGCTTGAGCGCCCGGGGATCCATAACCTTGCGGGCCACCACATTGTGGTCGGGCGGCAGCACAAGAAGACCGCTTGTGGTCTTGGTGACAGGCTCGTCTGCACTGGGCAGCACGCGGCCCATCATGGGGCCGCCGTCCACCACGCGGTATTCGCTGATGGTTGGGCCGCCCGCAAAATTGAGCACTTCGGAAACGCGCGTACCCACAGGCACGCGAACAACCATGGGGCGGGCCACTTCGCAGCCTACGGTAAGGTAACGGTGCGTCACGGGCTTGCCGTCCAGCGCGTGGGCGATGTTGTAAAGGCTTTCCACATTGCTGACCACGGCCCCGATTTGCAGGGGAATGCCGCGTTCAGGCACAATGCCGCCCAGCGCTTCGTACACCATCACCTGTTCGTCGCCGGCAGGATAAAAATCGCCCAGTTCAAAAGCTTCAAAACGGCTGCCGCGGCGGGCCACGGCTTCGCGAACGCTTTTCATTGCTGCGGCGTGCTTGCCCTTGAGACAGACAATGCCCTTGCTTGCGCCAGTGCAGTCCATCATGGCTTCAAGGCCGCGCAGCATACCTTCTACCTGTTCTTCCATCAGGTAGGGGTCGCTCATGAGCAGCGGTTCGCAGCTTGCACCGTTAACCAGCACAGTTTGCGCCGAGGCGTCGGCCTTCACATGGGTGGGCAGTCCCGCCCCGCCTGCGCCAACAACGCCAGCCTGGCGTATGGCGTCAACAATTGCTTTTCCCATGATATCCTCTTGGAGTATTTTAGAACATTTTCAAAGTGAAATTGTTCTGGCTACTATAAACAGACGTCTGCCATTCAGGCGCGTGCCGGGCTTCACGGTTGCCCGAGAGCCTCGCCTTGAAGTGTTGAACCTTCTTACAGGCAGGCCCCGGGGCTGCGGAGAACACAGGTCCACCGGGTCTTGGCGCGGTTTGGCGCCGGAACGGGCGTCTTCAAAACATTGAGCACCGACGTAACTGGAGTCTGGTTGCTCTACAGTCCGGGCCGGGTAAGGCCCGGACTTGCGCGGGGCTGACCCCGCTGAAGAATTTATGCCAATTATCTCAGCAAAATCTGTGCCGGATTAATCAAAGTTACCAAACACTTTCCAGCAGCTTGACGATGTCGTCATGTGAGGGCATGCGCGGATTACTTTCAGTGCAGATGTCTTCAAGCGCGTTGGCCGCCATAGTGTCCAGGCTCTTGCGGTATTCGCTTTCATTGACCTTGAGTTCGCGCACATGGGCCGGAATACCCATTGAGGCATTGAGGTCGCGCACAGCGCTCACAAGGTTTCTTGTGCCTTCTTCCACCGTGGCGGCGGGCAGGCCGACCATTTCGGCGATTTCACGGTACTTCACGCCAGCGTCAAAGCTGTTGAAATCAATGACCACAGGCAGCAGAACGGCATTGGCCAAGCCGTGGGGAATATGGAACAGGCCGCCCAGGCTGTGGGCCATGCTGTGCGTGATACCAAGACCGCTGTTGGTAAAGGCAAGGCCAGCCATGCACGAGCCGATGAGCATGTTGTCTCTGGCAATCATGTCGTCGCCCTGCGCGTAGGCGCGGTGCAGGTAGGAAAAGACGTTGCGGATGGCCCGTTCGGCATAGATGGCCGTAAAAACGTTGCTGTGGCGGGAGGTATAGGCCTCAACCGCGTGGGTGAGCACGTCCATACCCGTGGAGGCCGTCACCTGGGGCGGCACCGTGCGGGTAAAGCGCGCGTCAAGAATGGCGGCATCGGGAATGAGCAGTTCGTCGTTAAGCGGAATTTTGACCGCGTTTACCTTGTCGGTGATAACGGCGATGGAGGTCACTTCCGAGCCAGTGCCGCTGGTGGTGGGAATGGCCACCAACAGGGTCTTTCTGTTCTCGTCGGCCTTGCGGCCAAAGTAGGAGATGGCCTTGGCCATATCAATGGCAGAGCCGCCGCCAAGGGCGAGAATCATGTCGGCCTTGCTGCGCAGGAAGATCCCCGTGGCTTCCACCACGGCTTGCAGGGTGGGGTCGGGCTCCACACCTGAAAAAATGTCAAATGTGATGCCCTTGCGCTTCAGGTGGCTTACCGCCTGATTGGCAAAGCCGCTCTTGACCATGAAGGGGTCGGTTACCACAAAGGCGTGACTTGCGGGAAAACTCTCAAGAGTTTCCAGTGCGTAAGGGCCGTAGCAGATCTTTGTTTTTCCGTAAAACTGGGTCACGTTGTCCTCCGTGGTGTTCGCGGGGGCGGAGCAGATCGCCCCCGCGTTACCGTCGTGTAAGCTTGGTCAATAAAGCCTTGCACGGCCTTATTTGCATTTGGGCAGAATCATTTCCACTTCTTCGTGAGGGCGGGGAATCACGTGCACGCTCACAAGGTCGCCCACGCGCGAAGCGGCAGCAGCGCCAGCGTCGGTAGCGGCCTTCACAGCGCCCACGTCGCCGCGCACCATAACGGTCACAAGACCGGAGCCAACCTGTTCGCGGCCAATCAGGGTTACGTTGGCAGCTTTCACCATAGCGTCAGCAGCTTCCACAGCGCCCACCAGACCACGGGTTTCAATCATACCCAAAGCGTCAGTCATCATCGCCATTGTCGTCTCCTTACCTCAAGGGGTTGTTTTTCGGGGCAGACCCGAAAAATTGTTTACAGCGGGCGCTGCGCGCCGCGCCGGAATTTTTAGCGCCGGGTGTTGGCCCGGAACGCCTTATTACTAATGGAACCCGCCGTTGATGGCGGCCACGGTTTCCAGCGTGACCTTTTTCAACTCTTCGGGGTCGGTAATATTGTAGTGCTGCTTGATAATGGCGGCCACGCCAATAAGCAGCTCTTCCTGTTCGGGGCTGTGGCAGGCAGTGGCGCTTTCAGCCTTGTGATCGCCGCAACCGCAGCCGCAGCAGGATTCCGCCGGGGCGTCGGCCCAGGTGACTTCAATGCCGCGCCTGGTCAGTTCGTCACGGGCTCCGGCAGTGAGTATTTTGGAGCCGTCCATTGTCAGGCGGTTGCCGGTGACGTAATCCTGCAGATTGTCCACAGTTATCAAAGTCTTGCTCATAAGTACCTCTCAGGCCCGCACGGGGCGGGTTTTTGGGTAGCCGCCCTAGTGGGACGCGCCTGTAAATGCCTTAATAAGTTCCGCATCGGGCTGGGGTATGACCACCATCTGTTGCAGGCTCTTGCCCAGCGCGTCGGCGGCGGCTTGCGCAGCTTCGCGCACAGAGGCCACATCGCCCGTAAGCACAAAATACGATTTGCCGCCAATGCCCTGGCCCATGACAAGGCGCATCAGGCTGACGTCGGCCTTTTTAACGGCTATGTCAGCGGCCATAATGCCGTCGGCGGCATTGCGGCATTCCACCACAGCCATGGCCCTGCCAGCGAGCTGTGCGGGCTGGCGGCGCAGGGCTGCCTGCACCTGGGGCGAAACAGGGGAAATGACGTAGCGCCCGGCCAGATGAAAGCCCGTGGCCTCGGCGGCGCGCACAGAAGTTTCCACAGCTTCGCGGTCGCCTTCCACCAGAATGATCAGGCGTCCGGCGCAGATCACCGATGCCCGTATAAGGGCAACGGGCGCAGCCTTGAGCATGGCGTCGGTAATTTCGGCCCCGGCGGCGATGCTGCGGCTGTCCACAATGCCAAGAGTATCCATGACCTAGTCGCTCTCCGGCTTTTTGCCCATCATCTCTTCCTGGTCGAGAATGCCGACAATGGCGGCGTCCACGGGGGATTCCTGATTGTAGAGTGCCTTGCGGGCAGAGCTGCCAGTGGTGATGAGCACCCGCTCGCCAATGCCCGCGCCTACACAGTCAACCGCCACAAAGCTTTCAGCCAGCTTGTTGTGGGCAAGATCAAGCCGCTGCACGACCATGAGCTTCAGCCCGTTGAGGGAATCTTCCTTGCGGGTAGCCCAGACGTTACCGACAACAATGCCTATAAGCATGTGACACCTACAGATTTTTCAAAATGGTCATATGGTGGTTGGCCGCAGCCTCTTGGGCCAGGGGCGTTACCACCGCCTGACGGGGTACGCGCAGGGTCTGCGCGCCTGTCTTGGCGGCCTCGGTCACATGGTCTGCCGTTACAAGGCTCTGGCGCAGCCGTGCGTCCGCCGCAGGCGGGGCAAGCTCTGTCAGGCCAAAATTGGCAAGCGCGGCCTCGTAACCTTCATACAGCTGCAACAGGGCATAGGGAGCCGTTTCAGCGTAGGCGCGGTAGGCAAAGCCCAGCACGCGCACTTCTTTGCCCTGAAGCAGAAGATCCAGCACCTTGCGCAGGGCAATGCTTGAGGCTCTGCCCTGAGCGAGATCAGCCATGTCGGAACAGGCCAGTTCCGGCAAGACGTAAAATGCCGCTTCTTCGGTTTGGCCCGATGTTTCAAAGCGTACCCGCGCTTCAGGCAGGCGCGCCGAAACTTCGTGGCCCAGTTTTTCGTCAGCCGGAGCCAGAATTTCAACCATAGGCCCGCTGGCAGGCTGGACACTCTGAGGGGCAGAGGCCAGCTTTGCCAGTACGCGCTGCACCACCGCGTCCACTAGGGACTGCGTGTCCAGTGCTTGCGCGGGCCGTTCAGGATTAACGGCAATATCTTTTGCGTTGGCTTCCATGTCTGACCGCTAGTCCGTGCAGTTGAGGGCGATGCCCAGGGGCGTCACCAGAAACGGGTTGGCAGGTTTGAACGTGGGCACGCCAGTGTACTTCTGAATGACCTCTTCCATACCGGGCAGGCAGCAGGTGCCGCCGACCAGGTAGAGGGCCGACACGTTGCGCCCCTGCACATGCCTGTGGATGATGGACCCCATCTTTTCAATGACGGGCCGCACCACGGGCAGGATTTCTTTTTGCCGGGCCTTGTCCTTTTTCAGGTCTTCAGCCTCTTCAAAACTGATGTCGTAGTTGCCTGCCAGCACAAGGCTCACATGGGTGCCGCCAGTGGCCTCGTCAGCCACATAGACGACCTTGCCGTCTTCAAGCACCGCAATGCCTGTGGTGCCGCCGCCGATGTCCACAATGGCCCCGTCGCGCACGTTAAGCACGCTGTTGGCCGCCGTGGGCTCGTCCAGCAGGGCTGTAACCTGATAGCCCGCGCCTTCCGCCACATGGCGGTGGGTGGCGCAGTCGCGCTCGCTGGTGCCGGGGGGCACGGCGATAGCAGCTTTTTCAAGCTTGCGGCCCAGTTTTTCTTCCAGTTCCTGTGTAAGCTCGCGCACAATGCGCAGGCCGCCCGTGTAGTCGACGATAAGGCCGTCCTTGACCACCTGGGCAAAGCGCATGGCGCACGCCACAGGCTGTTTTTTGGCATTGACCGCCACCACGACAATATAGGCCGTGCCGAGGTCCACGCCTACATAGAGCGGCTCCGAAGGTGTGACCTTGCGGGGCTTCCTGCGGCACTTCTCAAGGGTATCCATAAGCTTGTCAGCGGCGGTAAAGTCCATATCTAGCCTCTGCTCATTCCGATGATGGTTCCGTTGGTGCCGGGCTTCCAGCCGGAGCTGTTGCCTTCGTCGGCATCAATGTGCATGGCCAGCTTGAAGTCGTCGCTGACACGCACCAGCACGTTTTCCAGAATCATGGGACGTTCGGTTTCAAGGCGCACATCGACCATATCTTTGTCTTTGAGGCCAAAGCGGCGGGCGTCGTCCGAATGCATGTGGATGTGGCGCGAAGCCACTATAACGCCGCATTCCAACCCTACAATGCCCGTGGCGGAAGCCAGGATGATGCCCGGCGTGCCATTGATGTCGCCACTCTGGCGCACAGGCGGGTTGATACCCAGGGCGCGAGCGTCCGTGCGGGAAATTTCAACCTGCGAAGTGCTGCGGGCGGGGCCGAGTACGGCCACGTTATCCATAACGCCCTTGGGTCCGATAAGGCGCACGCGCCCGGTGCTCAAAAACTGCCCAGGCTGCGAAAGCGGCCTGTCGGGGCGCAGGGCTTCACCAAAAAGTGTCATGGCGTCGCTCACGCTCAAATGGGCGTGACGGGCGGAAATTTCTACCGGAATAGGCCCGGCGTTCATCGTGGCGGCAGGGGCGCTTGCACATTCCTGAGTCAGCACCTTGCGCACCACACCAGCCAGAATATCTTTAAGGACTTGCTCGTTCATCTGCGTATTCATTTCGGCTCCACCGCCCGGCGGCGAACGGGGTAGGGAATCCGTCGCCGCCGGGATCGGGTGTGTGGGTAAGGGGTAAACTAGGCTTCGCGCGTGGGC
Proteins encoded in this window:
- a CDS encoding EutN/CcmL family microcompartment protein, producing MLIGIVVGNVWATRKEDSLNGLKLMVVQRLDLAHNKLAESFVAVDCVGAGIGERVLITTGSSARKALYNQESPVDAAIVGILDQEEMMGKKPESD
- a CDS encoding BMC domain-containing protein; translated protein: MMTDALGMIETRGLVGAVEAADAMVKAANVTLIGREQVGSGLVTVMVRGDVGAVKAATDAGAAAASRVGDLVSVHVIPRPHEEVEMILPKCK
- the eutJ gene encoding ethanolamine utilization protein EutJ; this translates as MDFTAADKLMDTLEKCRRKPRKVTPSEPLYVGVDLGTAYIVVVAVNAKKQPVACAMRFAQVVKDGLIVDYTGGLRIVRELTQELEEKLGRKLEKAAIAVPPGTSERDCATHRHVAEGAGYQVTALLDEPTAANSVLNVRDGAIVDIGGGTTGIAVLEDGKVVYVADEATGGTHVSLVLAGNYDISFEEAEDLKKDKARQKEILPVVRPVIEKMGSIIHRHVQGRNVSALYLVGGTCCLPGMEEVIQKYTGVPTFKPANPFLVTPLGIALNCTD
- a CDS encoding iron-containing alcohol dehydrogenase, with the translated sequence MTQFYGKTKICYGPYALETLESFPASHAFVVTDPFMVKSGFANQAVSHLKRKGITFDIFSGVEPDPTLQAVVEATGIFLRSKADMILALGGGSAIDMAKAISYFGRKADENRKTLLVAIPTTSGTGSEVTSIAVITDKVNAVKIPLNDELLIPDAAILDARFTRTVPPQVTASTGMDVLTHAVEAYTSRHSNVFTAIYAERAIRNVFSYLHRAYAQGDDMIARDNMLIGSCMAGLAFTNSGLGITHSMAHSLGGLFHIPHGLANAVLLPVVIDFNSFDAGVKYREIAEMVGLPAATVEEGTRNLVSAVRDLNASMGIPAHVRELKVNESEYRKSLDTMAANALEDICTESNPRMPSHDDIVKLLESVW
- a CDS encoding EutP/PduV family microcompartment system protein, with amino-acid sequence MRRIMLLGERGAGRRSLARALGHAPAFMPQPMAVEFAGRFVIPPPEFLENRRFYRALITVSMDCGTLLFVQDATRRTSAFPPGFARIFNRHVAGIITKTDMPEASIERATRFLNNAGLQNIYALSAVSGEGMDTLRQKEPTLFV
- a CDS encoding BMC domain-containing protein, with translation MEETKQRIIQEYVPGRQITLAHLIASPQKGIYLKLGLDDACATAIGILTITPCEGVIIAADIATKAANVDIGFLDRFGGSLLITGDVASVEASLREVLRYFGDVLRYDLTEMTKS
- a CDS encoding phosphate propanoyltransferase — encoded protein: MNTQMNEQVLKDILAGVVRKVLTQECASAPAATMNAGPIPVEISARHAHLSVSDAMTLFGEALRPDRPLSQPGQFLSTGRVRLIGPKGVMDNVAVLGPARSTSQVEISRTDARALGINPPVRQSGDINGTPGIILASATGIVGLECGVIVASRHIHMHSDDARRFGLKDKDMVDVRLETERPMILENVLVRVSDDFKLAMHIDADEGNSSGWKPGTNGTIIGMSRG
- a CDS encoding 4Fe-4S dicluster domain-containing protein, with amino-acid sequence MGKAIVDAIRQAGVVGAGGAGLPTHVKADASAQTVLVNGASCEPLLMSDPYLMEEQVEGMLRGLEAMMDCTGASKGIVCLKGKHAAAMKSVREAVARRGSRFEAFELGDFYPAGDEQVMVYEALGGIVPERGIPLQIGAVVSNVESLYNIAHALDGKPVTHRYLTVGCEVARPMVVRVPVGTRVSEVLNFAGGPTISEYRVVDGGPMMGRVLPSADEPVTKTTSGLLVLPPDHNVVARKVMDPRALKRLTNTVCCQCSQCTDLCPRSLLGHSLHPHKLMRVLDGQTVNSPIAKEALLCSECGICEKFACPMGISPREVNAMLKKELMQAGVKWEYDGRPLAASRFRDERRIPTSSLVRRLGLAGYEAHPPFAGDFEPSEVRIPLRQHIGAPAIAVVSVGQSVNVGDLIGEIPEGAMGARIHASIKGTVSAIENGIITIKA
- a CDS encoding outer membrane homotrimeric porin codes for the protein MQKKNRVLWCLVALALFLGMGIAGKAQAIDFKARGIWSMGYGIGDPSLTKDVTTKGDKKKVNNDDKFVARQRVLLFLDAIASENLMGSLQLKLGPQDWGKARQGSALGADGTNIKLTQAYLQWAVPQTDLKMKMGLQYFSMPNAAGGSAVFDTQAAAVVANYAFNSNVGLTALWMRPFNDNYSGGNYNGILSSEGANYLDNMDLFALTLPLTFDGIKITPWIMPGMMGRNTNKFDGFWQNGLGDGYPAVTLCPYLNKIGGGHGLNVQQLGSTSKTYGKVFWAGIPFKITAMDPWNFELDLNYGFVEEMGRFDVIKRNDASDVVRGSSQRQGWLAKALVEYKLDWGVPGVFGWYASGDDGNVKNGSERMPSICAYGNFTSFFGDGNMAWSPALNFMDKSLSYAGTWGIGAQVKDISFVEDLKHVVRVAYWGGTNSPSMVKYMDHANAWDSTSNLSDGPYLTTNDGMLEVNLISSYKIYENLEMNVELGYVANFMDSSTWKKDYNDFGSYTKQDAWKAQVVFQYQF
- a CDS encoding BMC domain-containing protein; protein product: MKLRTIGCVELNSIGMGMQTADEMVKAANVELVLAKTTCPGRYLIIVTGDTGAVTSSVNTGLTLGADLVVDSFIIPNVHEDVIPAMNGTAIQGRINAIGVIETYTAASCVLAADGAAKAGDVRLLDLRLSAGLGGKAFVVMTGEVSAVQSSVDAGVANVTEGGPVVSKIVIPSPSEDLKKHLL
- a CDS encoding BMC domain-containing protein, translated to MDTLGIVDSRSIAAGAEITDAMLKAAPVALIRASVICAGRLIILVEGDREAVETSVRAAEATGFHLAGRYVISPVSPQVQAALRRQPAQLAGRAMAVVECRNAADGIMAADIAVKKADVSLMRLVMGQGIGGKSYFVLTGDVASVREAAQAAADALGKSLQQMVVIPQPDAELIKAFTGASH